One genomic window of Motacilla alba alba isolate MOTALB_02 chromosome 1, Motacilla_alba_V1.0_pri, whole genome shotgun sequence includes the following:
- the LCA5L gene encoding lebercilin-like protein, protein MIPRAFSVTDPERVRGGKPLETPGTEERETQKKDKTRKERKKYGQCLYAPGDKKGGKKWPAANTSILNNSFSPLQSGVGYQDKNATAQRISSARIHKIKELKNEIFELQRKIETSSFENLALKELKRRHARAIDRYSNAESHLQELLAGHRNEMRDLRNLLKMSQEAEKNTARELKKVEAELRRTKGDLKALAVLSEDKALAEKEELNHRLSVLNETLEAKDERIQSLEMQLKLNSNTFSRQLASESKKLLEATMTTKNLLMEINIVHQKIKEKDRQLYVQNIYANRMPKALRDRSDWVPNDQSLRVDRSVQVDKESFRELLLSQHQETEKNPIQLKKENREDKGREGKAKEVCSDARDKKEKQAAKKVPETSNRTHRGGKLLIEECKFSEFIKEMEKETEVLKQELKTLMKSEQSPQRVKETNQEEEAVEEAEKEEKKPSEQQKKKARSEGPSPSKDPAKLKKKYIFSGAVENLHQGLHTSGAKCKAGFGKGCLSSQRQAGQSCSDTAAPRGKISFGAYEPSFGQTPLGWQDSASGVEETPDEGALWGGMFARRQLLEFQQHKGEGRQVRGARQIPNSMPGSNSPR, encoded by the exons ATGATTCCAAGAGCTTTTTCAGTGACTGACCCTGAAAGAGTCAGAGGAGGCAAGCCTTTAGAAACACCAGGAACTGAAGAgagggaaacacagaaaaaggacaagacaagaaaggaaagaaagaaatatggGCAGTGTCTCTATGCCCCAGGTGATAAAAAAG GAGGGAAGAAATGGCCAGCTGCAAACACCTCCATTCTGAACAACTCCTTTTCCCCCCTGCAGAGCGGGGTGGGTTACCAGGACAAAAACGCCACTGCCCAGCGAATATCCTCAGCCAGGATCCACAAAATCAAAGAGCTGAAGAACGAAATATTCGAGTTGCAAAGGAAAATCGAGACCTCGAGCTTCGAGAACCTGGCTTTGAAGGAGCTGAAGCGGCGGCACGCCAGGGCCATCGACAGGTACAGCAACGCGGAGAGccacctgcaggagctgctggcagggcatCGGAACGAGATGAGAGACCTCAGGAACCTCCTGAAAATGTCCCAGGAGGCCGAGAAAAACACAGCCAGGGAGCTGAAAAAAGTCGAAGCGGAGCTGAGGAGAACGAAAGGCGATCTGAAGGCTTTGGCTGTGCTGTCAGAAGACAAAGCTCTGGCAGAGAAGGAGGAACTTAATCACAGGTTGTCAGTCCTTAATGAAACATTGGAAGCAAAGGATGAGAGGATACAG AGTctggaaatgcagctgaagCTGAACAGCAACACCTTTAGTCGTCAGCTGGCAAGTGAGAGCAAAAAACTCCTGGAAGCTACAATGACCACAAAGAACTTGCTAATGGAAATTAACATTGTTCACCAAAAAATTAAG GAAAAGGATCGGCAACTTTACGTACAGAATATTTATGCAAATCGGATGCCAAAAGCCCTGAGGGACAGAAGTGATTGGGTTCCTAATGACCAAA GTCTGAGAGTAGACAGATCAGTACAAGTAGATAAAGAGAGTTTTAGAGAACTGCTGCTGTCTCAGCaccaggaaacagaaaaaaatccaatccaGCTAAAAAAG gaaaacagagaagatAAGGGCAGAGAAGGTAAAGCAAAGGAAGTGTGCTCAGATGCCCgggataaaaaagaaaagcaagcagcCAAGAAAGTGCCAGAAACTTCAAACAGGACACACAGAG GGGGCAAACTGCTGATAGAAGAATgcaaattttcagaatttattaaagaaatggaaaaagagaccGAGGTTCTTAAACAGGAGCTGAAAACTCTGATGAAATCTGAACAAAGTCCTCAAAGAGTAAAAGAGACCAACCAAGAGGAAGAGGCGGTGgaagaagctgaaaaagaagagaaaaaaccctctgagcagcaaaagaagaaagCCAGGAGTGAAGGTCCAAGTCCAAGCAAAGACCCCGcgaagctgaaaaaaaaatacatcttctCGGGGGCTGTTGAGAATTTGCACCAGGGGCTCCACACTTCGGGTGCCAAATGCAAAGCAGGATTTGGAAAAGGCTGCCTGAGCAGCCAGagacaggcagggcagagctgcagtgacacTGCTGCGCCCAGGGGGAAGATCTCCTTTGGGGCTTACGAACCTTCTTTTGGGCAAAcccccctgggctggcaggacagCGCCTCTGGAGTGGAAGAAACACCTGATGAAGGAGCTCTCTGGGGAGGAATGTTTGCAAGGAGACAACTCCTGGAgttccagcagcacaagggTGAAGGCAGACAAGTGAGGGGGGCAAGGCAAATCCCAAACTCCATGCCAGGATCCAATTCTCCTCGTTAA